Proteins from one Burkholderia oklahomensis C6786 genomic window:
- a CDS encoding LacI family DNA-binding transcriptional regulator — protein sequence MATIKDVAAIAGVSFTTVSHVVNNSRPVSADVRAKVERAIRELNYVPSAVARSLKARSTATIGLVVPNSTNPYFAELARGIEDQCALSGYCVFLCNSDDDPEKQRNYLRVLQEKRIDGLIIASAGDDAVLAQTLADTREPLVVVDRNIEGLAADLVQIDHERGAYLATRHLLELGHAKIGCITGAVSTAVSAMRVHGFIRAMAERGIDIVPGAIAESDFSCIGGYHAAVRLFDTVRPSAIFAGNDLMGLGALRAAAERGIRVPADCSIIGFDDIELSRYTYPALSTVGQSVRALGEMAAQTLIERIGCGASGAPQRRRVVSPRLVLRESTTVYVEPADAGYRG from the coding sequence ATGGCGACGATCAAGGATGTGGCGGCCATCGCCGGCGTGTCGTTTACGACGGTGTCGCACGTGGTCAACAATTCGCGGCCCGTGTCGGCCGACGTGCGGGCCAAGGTCGAGCGGGCGATCCGCGAGCTCAACTACGTGCCGTCGGCCGTCGCGCGCTCGCTGAAGGCGCGCTCGACGGCCACCATCGGCCTCGTGGTGCCGAACAGCACGAACCCGTATTTCGCCGAGCTCGCGCGCGGCATCGAGGATCAATGCGCGCTGTCCGGCTACTGCGTGTTCCTGTGCAACTCGGACGACGATCCGGAAAAGCAGCGCAACTACCTGCGCGTGCTGCAGGAAAAGCGCATCGACGGGCTCATCATCGCGTCGGCGGGCGACGACGCGGTGCTCGCGCAGACGCTCGCCGACACGCGCGAGCCGCTCGTCGTGGTCGACCGGAACATCGAGGGGCTCGCCGCGGATCTCGTGCAGATCGACCACGAGCGCGGCGCGTATCTCGCGACGCGGCATCTGCTCGAGCTCGGCCACGCGAAGATCGGCTGCATCACGGGCGCCGTGTCGACCGCGGTGAGCGCGATGCGCGTGCACGGCTTCATTCGCGCGATGGCCGAGCGCGGCATCGACATCGTGCCGGGCGCGATCGCCGAAAGCGATTTTTCGTGCATCGGCGGCTATCACGCGGCCGTGCGCCTCTTCGACACCGTGCGTCCGAGCGCGATCTTCGCGGGCAACGACCTGATGGGGCTCGGCGCGCTGCGCGCGGCCGCCGAGCGCGGGATCCGCGTGCCGGCCGACTGCTCGATCATCGGCTTCGACGACATCGAGCTGTCGCGCTACACGTACCCGGCGCTGTCGACGGTCGGCCAGTCGGTGCGCGCATTGGGCGAAATGGCCGCGCAGACGCTGATCGAGCGGATCGGCTGCGGCGCGTCGGGCGCGCCGCAGCGCCGGCGCGTCGTGTCGCCGCGCCTCGTGCTGCGCGAATCGACGACCGTCTACGTGGAGCCGGCCGACGCCGGGTATCGCGGATGA